A window from Verrucomicrobiota bacterium encodes these proteins:
- a CDS encoding group II intron reverse transcriptase/maturase — protein sequence MHEDLMEEVVTQDHATAAWLAVKRNGGAPGIDGMTTEQRRDHVRQHWETLRAKLLAGTYVPSP from the coding sequence ATGCACGAAGACCTGATGGAAGAAGTCGTCACGCAAGACCATGCGACGGCAGCCTGGCTGGCGGTCAAACGCAACGGAGGCGCGCCCGGCATCGACGGCATGACGACGGAACAGCGACGCGACCATGTGCGTCAACACTGGGAAACCCTTCGCGCTAAGCTCCTGGCCGGAACCTACGTTCCGAGTCC